One window of Mangrovibacterium diazotrophicum genomic DNA carries:
- a CDS encoding vanadium-dependent haloperoxidase → MKGNFKVLAYMLLLCVAIVACEKKNDFVDSSDFLGNGVVKSYSGDMVLKWSETTSLAIDTKLPAPAEARVYAMVSIAMHDALNNVYPMFHTYALDNSGTGSKEVTKKTVAAISDAAVSQAAHDVLVSLFTSYTAKADSVLQTCLEGIDDSESKDLGIEIGKSAALAVQDKRASDTGFSFSSYPQGTIPGEYRSTMPYAVAFPPVWPDNAVYGATLGNLSPFGVMAGNQFPASAPYSINSPEYTADYDEVKSIGSNTSAVRTAEQTADVIFFTDNMPSMINRVARYVAISEGLGGWDAARLLALTNMVQIDAIICGFHELYFYNFWRPFTAIREGNNDGNEDTEGDAGWNAVTAARAIPPLPAYPSTYAVAGRGGVVIISEVLGKPVGPVVVGSYSAPNEQRTYNDIAEVGEIMGLSRLYGGHNFRHDIEEGNALGEKIASYVFQNNLRPIK, encoded by the coding sequence ATGAAAGGCAATTTCAAGGTTTTGGCTTACATGCTTTTGTTGTGTGTAGCGATCGTTGCTTGTGAAAAGAAAAACGATTTTGTTGATAGCTCCGATTTTTTGGGAAACGGGGTCGTGAAGTCGTACAGTGGCGATATGGTGCTGAAATGGTCAGAGACAACCAGCCTCGCAATAGATACCAAATTACCTGCTCCGGCAGAGGCGAGAGTCTACGCGATGGTTTCCATTGCGATGCACGATGCGCTGAATAATGTTTACCCGATGTTTCACACGTATGCTTTGGACAATTCGGGCACAGGCTCGAAAGAGGTTACTAAAAAGACTGTTGCTGCGATTTCAGACGCAGCAGTGTCGCAGGCCGCTCATGATGTTTTGGTGTCACTTTTTACGTCATATACAGCAAAAGCTGATTCTGTTTTGCAGACTTGTTTGGAAGGAATTGACGATTCGGAGTCTAAAGATTTAGGAATTGAGATTGGTAAAAGCGCTGCACTGGCTGTGCAGGATAAACGTGCCAGCGACACCGGTTTTAGCTTCTCCAGTTACCCGCAGGGAACCATACCTGGAGAATATCGTTCAACGATGCCTTATGCTGTTGCCTTTCCTCCTGTTTGGCCGGATAACGCAGTGTACGGTGCTACTTTGGGTAACCTGTCGCCTTTTGGGGTTATGGCCGGCAATCAGTTCCCGGCTTCCGCGCCATATTCCATCAATTCACCTGAATACACCGCTGATTATGATGAAGTCAAATCAATTGGTTCCAACACTTCTGCGGTGCGTACGGCAGAGCAAACTGCCGATGTTATTTTCTTCACCGACAATATGCCCAGTATGATTAACCGGGTGGCGCGCTATGTTGCAATCTCTGAGGGATTGGGCGGTTGGGATGCAGCCCGTTTGCTGGCACTGACTAATATGGTTCAGATTGATGCCATTATTTGCGGATTTCACGAGCTCTATTTCTACAACTTTTGGCGACCATTTACTGCCATTCGTGAGGGGAATAACGACGGAAATGAAGACACGGAGGGAGATGCGGGTTGGAACGCCGTTACAGCGGCCAGAGCTATTCCTCCTTTGCCTGCCTATCCGTCAACCTATGCTGTAGCGGGAAGAGGAGGTGTTGTTATAATTAGCGAAGTCTTGGGAAAGCCGGTTGGGCCGGTGGTTGTGGGCAGTTATTCTGCTCCCAATGAGCAACGAACTTATAATGATATCGCTGAAGTCGGAGAAATTATGGGGCTGTCGCGTCTCTATGGAGGGCACAATTTCAGGCACGATATTGAAGAAGGCAATGCATTGGGCGAAAAAATAGCTTCATATGTTTTTCAGAATAACTTGAGGCCGATTAAGTAG
- a CDS encoding aspartyl protease family protein — protein sequence MKTKRWSGRLATALATVLMMFASFTAFAQNDQPKSILDQNISIVAEKEPLSNVIQRICEIFNLDYSYNSKLVEGKEVSLNISNVPIRELLRKLMKDYYLIFEIEDNILVVRDYVPLKETLDYERKVKFQPGKNRFEFVNKRTKTVTVDFKSASNLIIIPVIINDSDTLNFILDTGVRFPIITELPFVDKLSLNYMQPVPIAGLGEGEGMTAYRSGNNTMKIGSGLVSFNQEVHMVIDEDFQISQILGIPVHGLIGFDLLKDFVVEIDYDNHKLTLTKPEYYRDRVVNRDIVMPIHFEHNKPYVRTTIVTDKNEYVPVKLLVDTGASDAIWLSTKSDDRINLPENHIETFLGRGLNGDLFGQKGRIGGIWVGPLILYEPIVSFPEAELVDQIITDDRNGTLGAEILRRFYVTIDYPNNQIKLRPTSKVKDEFNYNMSGLEISNPFPGMPVFTIDMVREGSPAERAGLQENDQILSLNHANHKSLSLNDINLILMSKEDRKIDMTVLRDGAEIETTFYLEKVF from the coding sequence ATGAAAACGAAAAGATGGAGTGGGAGATTGGCTACTGCGCTGGCGACCGTCCTGATGATGTTCGCTTCGTTTACAGCTTTCGCCCAAAATGATCAACCTAAATCGATATTGGACCAGAACATTAGTATTGTTGCTGAAAAAGAACCCTTGTCCAATGTCATTCAACGCATCTGTGAAATCTTCAACCTCGACTATTCCTACAACTCAAAACTGGTTGAGGGAAAAGAAGTGAGCCTGAATATTTCGAATGTGCCCATTCGTGAGTTGCTTCGAAAATTGATGAAGGATTATTACCTCATTTTCGAAATTGAAGACAACATTCTTGTCGTGCGGGATTATGTGCCGCTAAAAGAAACCCTGGATTACGAACGGAAAGTCAAGTTTCAGCCGGGGAAAAACCGGTTCGAATTTGTGAATAAGCGGACAAAAACGGTGACGGTTGATTTTAAGTCGGCCAGTAACCTGATCATCATTCCGGTGATCATCAACGATTCCGACACGTTGAATTTTATCCTCGATACCGGCGTTCGTTTTCCGATTATTACCGAGCTTCCGTTTGTCGATAAATTGAGTCTGAACTACATGCAGCCGGTTCCGATTGCCGGATTGGGTGAAGGCGAAGGCATGACGGCCTATCGCTCGGGCAATAACACCATGAAAATCGGTTCGGGGCTGGTTTCGTTCAACCAGGAAGTGCACATGGTAATTGACGAAGATTTTCAGATTTCACAGATTTTGGGAATTCCGGTTCATGGGCTCATTGGGTTTGACTTGCTGAAAGATTTCGTCGTCGAGATCGATTACGACAATCATAAATTGACCCTGACGAAACCTGAGTATTATCGGGATCGGGTGGTGAACCGCGACATTGTGATGCCGATCCACTTTGAGCATAACAAGCCGTACGTGCGTACCACAATTGTGACCGATAAAAATGAATATGTTCCTGTCAAATTATTGGTGGACACAGGTGCCAGCGATGCGATTTGGTTGTCGACAAAATCGGACGACCGCATCAATTTGCCCGAAAATCACATCGAAACTTTCCTGGGAAGAGGGCTGAATGGAGACCTGTTCGGACAGAAGGGCCGAATCGGGGGCATTTGGGTTGGACCGCTCATCCTCTATGAGCCGATCGTGTCGTTTCCCGAAGCAGAATTGGTGGACCAAATCATCACCGACGACCGTAACGGAACACTCGGAGCCGAGATTCTTAGGCGCTTTTATGTGACCATCGACTACCCGAATAACCAGATCAAACTGAGACCGACCAGCAAGGTGAAAGACGAGTTCAACTACAACATGAGCGGTTTGGAAATTTCGAATCCGTTCCCGGGAATGCCCGTGTTTACCATCGATATGGTGCGCGAAGGTTCACCGGCTGAGCGGGCAGGCCTGCAGGAAAATGATCAAATTTTATCGTTAAATCATGCTAACCATAAAAGTTTGTCATTAAATGATATAAATTTGATCCTGATGAGTAAAGAAGATCGGAAAATCGACATGACCGTTCTTCGCGACGGGGCGGAAATTGAAACGACCTTTTATTTGGAGAAAGTTTTTTAA
- a CDS encoding LytR/AlgR family response regulator transcription factor, giving the protein MKCKCIIVEDKPPALETIKNYANSLANLEVVGTFQNAFQAIALLNQVKIDLMFLDINILILLGTKVLSSILHPPKIIFTSEHKELAIEAFELDAVDYLLKPVSFERFLKAVNKFCDLDQTDQTNKNPDFLYFRSDRKMVKVFLNDVTYIESFKDYIVIHRLSLPALKVKYPIGSVENMLPQRKFLRIHRSFIVSISKVTAFTNNDVEIGTTELPIGRSYPEVAKRLTVDGAL; this is encoded by the coding sequence ATGAAATGCAAGTGTATTATTGTTGAAGATAAACCACCCGCCCTCGAGACCATCAAAAACTACGCAAATTCCCTGGCTAACCTCGAAGTGGTCGGAACTTTTCAGAATGCCTTTCAGGCTATTGCTCTTCTCAACCAAGTAAAAATTGACTTGATGTTTCTCGACATCAACATCCTCATTCTATTAGGAACGAAGGTGCTCAGCTCTATTCTTCACCCTCCAAAAATCATTTTTACCTCCGAACACAAAGAGCTGGCAATTGAAGCATTCGAACTCGATGCCGTCGATTACCTGCTAAAACCGGTATCCTTCGAACGTTTCCTGAAAGCTGTCAACAAATTTTGCGACCTCGACCAGACGGATCAGACGAATAAAAATCCCGATTTTCTATACTTCCGCTCCGACCGAAAAATGGTTAAAGTGTTTTTGAATGACGTTACTTACATTGAAAGCTTCAAAGATTATATTGTGATTCATCGACTGAGTTTGCCCGCATTAAAAGTGAAATACCCAATTGGAAGTGTCGAAAACATGCTGCCGCAACGCAAGTTTCTGCGCATCCACCGCTCCTTCATTGTATCAATTTCTAAAGTCACAGCATTCACCAACAATGATGTGGAAATTGGCACAACCGAACTCCCCATCGGAAGGAGCTATCCGGAGGTTGCAAAACGACTGACAGTTGACGGCGCCCTATAG
- a CDS encoding RNA polymerase sigma-70 factor, with protein MNTQTDLELFAKILHDDEKAFSELFNRYYSGLCVYAFQFLHDDQKTQELVQEVFVQVWVKRKEIQVHSSVKSYLFRAVKNQLINWVNHQKVEQKYLEMIRSEQEQLQPGQYFLEVDLQQKIEASVEALPPKRKEIFKLSREEGLTYREIAEKLEVSVKTVETQMGLALKQLREDLKEYRHLLIGISIFQKYF; from the coding sequence ATGAACACACAGACTGACCTGGAACTATTCGCGAAAATTTTGCATGACGATGAAAAAGCGTTCAGTGAGCTTTTCAATCGGTACTATTCGGGGCTGTGTGTGTACGCGTTCCAGTTTTTGCACGATGACCAGAAAACCCAGGAGCTGGTGCAGGAAGTTTTTGTGCAGGTTTGGGTGAAACGCAAAGAAATCCAGGTGCATTCGTCGGTCAAAAGCTATTTGTTTCGGGCAGTCAAGAATCAGTTGATTAACTGGGTCAATCATCAGAAGGTCGAGCAGAAATACCTGGAGATGATTCGGTCGGAACAGGAGCAGCTTCAGCCTGGGCAATATTTTCTGGAGGTTGATTTGCAGCAAAAAATTGAAGCGAGTGTTGAAGCACTTCCACCGAAACGGAAAGAAATATTCAAACTAAGTCGGGAAGAGGGATTGACTTATCGCGAAATAGCGGAAAAACTGGAGGTTTCAGTAAAAACCGTTGAAACACAAATGGGGCTCGCACTGAAACAACTGCGCGAGGATCTGAAGGAATACCGCCATCTGCTGATCGGAATCAGCATTTTTCAAAAATATTTTTGA
- a CDS encoding carboxypeptidase-like regulatory domain-containing protein: MHKCRQIISFLIFCCLALSGAAQGNEAVFLNRRFSFSEEGESLDRVLERISELAGINFSYDPTLVDTEQSIDANYVNKSLQFILSDLLGPEFTFQELGNQIVIRLEESSFDLVPDSEEYQIFSGLIMDREFNEPIPYASVSILDKAFGTITNTEGKFELKIPPKYQHEMIVVSCLGYQRELLDSTLLPAENLLITLNPINIRLKEIKVRAIKPMWVMEQMVDHIPLNYPKQSRLMTAFYREVLTQDDAYINVSEAVLEVLKAPYNIPFRDDRIRFIKGRKSADVEAFQWVDFKMQGGPYYTNQLDVVKTMDSFLDQTYWTDYKYEAGSMVDYLGRPTYVIYFSPNGKKDFLTYEGKLFIDQENFALVHAEFSLSKYGMRMARETLIRKKPRGFFVRALGLHYQVSYRKTGELWYLNSAQSSASFRVRNREDNVNSVFHSVSDLLITKHEPTRLRRFPKEEQLNSSDIFTEIISDYDPEFWGSYNIIQPTDDLRKAIRALGVESGNNQTQ; encoded by the coding sequence ATGCATAAATGCCGGCAAATAATCAGCTTCCTTATCTTTTGTTGTTTAGCGCTTTCGGGTGCAGCACAAGGTAACGAAGCTGTTTTTTTAAATCGCCGGTTTAGTTTCTCGGAGGAAGGTGAGTCGTTGGATCGGGTTCTGGAAAGAATCTCGGAACTGGCAGGCATTAACTTCTCCTACGATCCAACACTGGTCGACACTGAGCAGAGTATTGACGCTAATTATGTCAATAAAAGCCTGCAATTCATCCTTTCAGATTTGCTTGGGCCTGAATTCACTTTTCAGGAACTGGGAAACCAAATTGTGATCCGGTTGGAGGAGTCGTCTTTTGATTTGGTGCCCGATTCGGAGGAATACCAGATTTTCAGCGGACTGATTATGGATCGCGAATTTAACGAGCCAATTCCCTATGCCAGCGTATCGATTTTGGATAAAGCTTTCGGAACGATTACAAACACGGAGGGCAAGTTCGAATTGAAGATTCCGCCGAAGTATCAGCATGAAATGATCGTTGTTTCTTGTCTCGGTTACCAGCGCGAATTACTCGATTCAACGTTGTTGCCTGCAGAAAACCTTCTGATCACGCTGAATCCCATCAATATTCGCCTGAAAGAAATCAAGGTTCGGGCGATTAAGCCGATGTGGGTGATGGAGCAGATGGTTGATCATATTCCTTTAAACTACCCGAAACAAAGCCGATTGATGACAGCTTTTTACAGGGAGGTTTTAACGCAGGATGACGCATACATCAACGTCTCGGAAGCGGTGCTCGAGGTGTTAAAAGCGCCCTACAATATACCGTTTCGTGATGATCGGATTCGCTTCATAAAAGGACGAAAAAGCGCCGACGTAGAAGCCTTTCAGTGGGTCGATTTTAAGATGCAGGGTGGCCCGTATTACACCAATCAATTGGATGTGGTGAAGACCATGGACAGTTTCCTGGACCAAACCTATTGGACGGACTATAAATACGAGGCCGGGAGCATGGTTGATTACCTGGGGCGGCCAACTTATGTGATCTACTTTTCACCCAATGGGAAAAAGGACTTTTTGACCTACGAAGGGAAGCTGTTTATCGATCAGGAAAACTTTGCCTTGGTTCATGCGGAATTTAGTTTGTCGAAATACGGCATGCGCATGGCGCGGGAGACGCTCATTCGCAAGAAGCCGAGAGGTTTTTTTGTGCGGGCGCTCGGCCTTCATTACCAGGTTAGCTACCGAAAAACCGGAGAACTATGGTATTTAAACAGCGCGCAATCGTCGGCGAGTTTTCGGGTTCGCAACCGCGAGGATAACGTTAATTCGGTGTTTCACAGCGTTTCCGATTTGCTGATTACGAAACACGAACCCACGCGTTTGCGGCGATTCCCGAAAGAGGAGCAGTTGAACAGCTCCGATATTTTTACGGAGATTATTTCCGACTATGACCCCGAGTTTTGGGGGAGCTACAATATCATTCAACCCACCGACGATTTGCGAAAAGCGATCCGAGCACTGGGCGTCGAAAGTGGCAACAATCAAACCCAATAA
- a CDS encoding FecR family protein, with the protein METNRNNTDEKWAALAKHLFDEPTAENSESLAADWDEDELKDIRETARQVDLYFQQKRFSAKEAFTKIDVARNQAATLKPKKTIQFWSRIAAVVAIALFLGGAGYWMSGRNGFNTQKEIASGQNADITEIVLADGSVVTLNYGSTLTYPDEFNGKYREVTLDGEGFFEVQPNPEQPFIIHAGKADIQVLGTSFNVNAYPQNGEVSVVVQTGRVRVSSNELTETGEKVVLIPGEKGVLALNDQVVQKSQNTDVNFLSWKTHSFSFNKTSLKDVIQQLDKVYRVQISTADPDLERLLLTARFDDRPVRFILEVIAMTHGLEIQQTNENEYLLQKN; encoded by the coding sequence ATGGAAACAAACCGAAACAATACCGACGAAAAATGGGCAGCATTGGCCAAGCACTTGTTTGACGAACCAACTGCCGAAAATTCCGAATCGCTCGCTGCGGATTGGGATGAGGATGAATTGAAAGACATCCGCGAGACTGCTCGTCAAGTTGACCTTTATTTTCAGCAAAAACGATTTTCAGCAAAAGAAGCTTTCACAAAAATTGATGTGGCCAGGAATCAGGCCGCGACCTTGAAGCCAAAGAAAACGATCCAATTCTGGAGCCGGATTGCGGCGGTTGTAGCTATTGCGCTCTTTTTAGGCGGTGCCGGCTATTGGATGAGTGGAAGAAACGGATTCAATACTCAAAAAGAAATCGCCTCAGGCCAAAATGCTGACATTACAGAAATTGTACTGGCCGACGGTTCGGTGGTGACTCTGAACTACGGAAGTACCTTGACTTACCCGGATGAGTTTAATGGAAAGTACCGGGAAGTGACGCTCGACGGCGAGGGCTTTTTCGAAGTGCAGCCCAATCCGGAACAGCCATTCATCATCCACGCCGGGAAAGCGGATATCCAGGTCTTGGGAACTTCCTTCAATGTAAATGCCTATCCTCAAAATGGCGAAGTATCGGTAGTTGTACAAACCGGTAGGGTGCGGGTTTCGTCGAACGAGCTGACTGAAACCGGTGAGAAAGTGGTTCTCATTCCCGGCGAAAAAGGGGTCCTGGCTTTGAATGACCAGGTGGTTCAGAAGAGTCAAAATACCGATGTGAATTTCCTGTCGTGGAAAACCCATTCATTTTCTTTCAATAAAACAAGCCTCAAAGACGTCATACAACAATTAGACAAAGTTTACCGTGTGCAGATTTCAACAGCTGATCCCGATCTGGAGCGGCTGTTGTTGACTGCCCGATTCGATGACCGGCCGGTCCGGTTTATTTTAGAGGTGATCGCCATGACACATGGTCTCGAAATTCAGCAAACCAACGAAAACGAATACCTCTTGCAGAAAAATTAG
- a CDS encoding MG2 domain-containing protein — MKNLLTFLFCLCLFAGSAQDNKVFDKIQKMLDKHSANQPSENIFVQTDRDLYKGGDIVWFSAFVRNLGLSALGSVSDNLVVSLFDEDGEVINEDKYKLVGGICRGDFDLPADIAPGRYVLVAYSGATTQPDDVFMKLIFVDDFNSGALLVNAEEEPQTLAPGKQSSLLFRVTEMDGKPFGGKLSYELMDGDNLVVDGKAKTNDNGILKLEIDVPDKPFELPLDLILRDGRTVVYSSPFHVESEKLSVRFSAEGGKFLAGANQKIAFTVTNRLGQPVAVKGVLVEKGESSSIMQLKTLTPGYGVFPFSAEQGKLYQFLVTDGIGQGQLFDLPKVESTGAALAVTRLDEEFINCSVQLAGMPATDMILAAYAGGRLIWGTELSVEGEQKLKISKEGFPSGLCELVVLDQSLVELGSRLIFIGNDSELQVEADVALSSIERNTPNSLKVKLKGEAEKVLSGIINVSVVPEVLISDAAPSFVGCLNVNGWLETTLAGVDKLADADRLNEMSVNYMLIGNEIKHNRWSDVQASQKLAKQAEGVTRAHLEKVLPVEVKNYFSLHALDLKPSFSPEFYKINPGLFQKIRPQRTAEMAKDDAYKKQLASGGSLLDVIKMIKPYTLDGDKIIFPGGNNSLMFQDGALIVLDGQKMGTSASFLSSISPYDVESISVSTKPIDIQQYTGLNSVGLIEITTKKGERVVVTDDTPAKQYENGNRIPREFAETMLNSGDQNRCVQWWEAFAAVDPVYERELPGSPVAGQFKVQVLATDDAGKMVSKTISLIIK; from the coding sequence ATGAAAAACCTGCTAACCTTTTTATTCTGTCTCTGTTTGTTCGCCGGTTCGGCCCAGGACAACAAGGTATTCGACAAGATTCAAAAAATGCTGGATAAGCATTCTGCTAACCAGCCCTCCGAAAATATTTTCGTCCAAACCGATCGCGATTTGTACAAAGGCGGCGACATTGTTTGGTTCAGTGCGTTTGTCCGAAATTTGGGCTTGAGTGCACTCGGTTCTGTCTCTGATAATCTTGTGGTCAGTCTTTTTGACGAAGACGGGGAGGTGATCAACGAAGACAAATACAAGTTGGTTGGCGGCATTTGTCGTGGCGATTTCGATTTGCCGGCTGACATTGCTCCCGGTCGTTACGTGTTGGTTGCCTACAGCGGTGCAACCACCCAACCCGATGACGTTTTTATGAAGTTGATTTTTGTCGACGATTTCAACTCGGGTGCGCTGCTGGTAAATGCTGAAGAGGAGCCGCAAACATTGGCTCCGGGAAAGCAAAGCAGCTTGTTATTCCGGGTAACCGAGATGGATGGAAAGCCTTTTGGCGGAAAGTTGAGTTACGAGTTGATGGATGGAGACAATCTGGTGGTTGATGGCAAAGCAAAAACCAACGATAACGGGATCTTAAAACTCGAAATTGACGTTCCGGACAAGCCGTTTGAACTACCTCTGGATTTAATTTTGCGCGACGGAAGGACGGTTGTTTATTCGTCTCCGTTCCATGTTGAAAGCGAGAAATTGTCGGTTCGCTTTAGTGCTGAGGGAGGTAAGTTTTTGGCTGGCGCCAACCAGAAAATTGCTTTTACTGTGACCAACCGATTGGGACAGCCGGTGGCGGTGAAAGGTGTTTTGGTTGAAAAAGGGGAGAGCAGTTCAATTATGCAGTTAAAAACCTTGACTCCCGGCTATGGCGTTTTCCCATTTTCGGCGGAGCAAGGAAAACTATACCAATTTCTGGTAACAGACGGTATAGGGCAAGGTCAATTGTTTGATTTACCCAAGGTTGAAAGTACAGGTGCGGCTTTGGCTGTAACTCGTTTGGACGAAGAGTTTATCAACTGCAGTGTGCAGTTGGCGGGGATGCCTGCGACTGATATGATCCTGGCGGCCTATGCCGGTGGTCGGTTGATTTGGGGAACGGAACTGAGCGTGGAAGGAGAGCAGAAATTGAAGATTTCCAAAGAAGGGTTCCCGAGCGGTTTATGCGAATTGGTTGTGCTCGACCAATCGTTGGTAGAGCTGGGAAGTCGGTTAATTTTTATCGGTAACGACAGCGAACTTCAGGTTGAGGCTGACGTGGCCTTGAGCTCGATTGAAAGAAATACACCCAATAGTTTGAAAGTCAAATTGAAGGGAGAGGCGGAAAAAGTCCTTTCCGGAATTATCAACGTGAGTGTGGTGCCTGAGGTCCTGATTTCGGACGCTGCGCCTTCGTTTGTTGGGTGTTTAAATGTAAATGGGTGGCTCGAAACGACACTTGCCGGTGTTGATAAGTTAGCTGATGCTGATCGGTTAAATGAGATGTCGGTCAACTATATGCTCATCGGGAATGAAATTAAACACAATCGTTGGAGTGACGTGCAGGCTTCGCAGAAACTGGCAAAACAAGCCGAAGGGGTCACTCGGGCACATTTGGAGAAAGTTCTCCCCGTTGAGGTAAAGAACTATTTTTCGCTTCACGCCCTCGATTTGAAACCATCCTTTTCGCCGGAGTTTTACAAAATCAATCCAGGACTATTTCAAAAAATCAGACCACAACGAACGGCTGAAATGGCAAAAGATGATGCCTACAAGAAGCAATTGGCATCGGGAGGCTCACTGCTGGACGTGATTAAAATGATTAAGCCGTATACGCTTGATGGAGATAAAATCATTTTCCCGGGAGGAAACAATTCACTGATGTTTCAGGATGGTGCACTGATCGTGTTGGATGGTCAAAAAATGGGAACCAGTGCCAGCTTTTTGAGCTCCATTTCGCCCTATGATGTGGAGTCAATCAGTGTTTCTACCAAGCCGATCGACATTCAGCAATACACCGGTTTGAACTCGGTGGGCTTGATTGAGATTACAACCAAGAAAGGCGAGCGGGTAGTTGTGACAGACGATACACCGGCCAAGCAATATGAAAACGGGAACCGCATACCCCGCGAATTTGCGGAAACAATGCTAAATAGTGGTGATCAGAATCGTTGTGTGCAGTGGTGGGAAGCCTTTGCTGCTGTTGATCCGGTTTATGAGCGCGAGCTGCCCGGAAGTCCGGTGGCCGGGCAATTTAAAGTACAGGTACTGGCAACTGACGATGCCGGGAAAATGGTTTCAAAGACGATTTCGTTGATAATTAAGTAG
- a CDS encoding MFS transporter: protein MQKSSSSARFSRAFWVANSVELLERLAYYAVFIVITIYLSNVWGFSDIEAGWISGIFSATLYLLPTFLGAYADKIGFRNAIIIAFSLLTAGYAGLGILPTLLESAGLVSYGMETTFNGLNTSALRWTIVPVMVLIVIGGSFIKSVISGTVARETTSETRARGYAIFYMMVNIGAFIGKTVVDPLRKSLGDQGLVYLNFFSASMTALALVAVFFLYKSVQTEGQGKTFRELGHGLVKVVSNVKLVILILIISGFWMIQGQMYATMPKYVIRMIGQDASPGWYANVNPLVVFLLVNLVTTIMKKYTALRSMTIGMLIIPLSALVMSLGTQVGKEAILGMHPVAFMMIVGIAMQAIAECFITPRYLEYFSLQSPKGEEGLYLGFSHLHSFVSYLFAFGLGGFLLDKYCPDPRLFDSTEAYGVATQHAHYIWFVFVGIGLISAIALLIYGYLVKQKPAASV, encoded by the coding sequence ATGCAAAAATCATCATCTTCAGCGCGGTTTAGCCGGGCATTTTGGGTAGCCAACTCGGTTGAGCTGCTCGAGCGACTGGCTTACTACGCCGTTTTCATCGTAATCACCATCTACCTATCCAACGTTTGGGGTTTCTCCGACATCGAAGCGGGCTGGATCAGTGGTATCTTTTCGGCTACCTTATACCTGCTACCAACCTTCCTCGGCGCTTATGCTGATAAAATTGGCTTCCGGAATGCGATTATCATTGCTTTTTCTCTGTTAACAGCCGGATATGCGGGGCTGGGTATCCTTCCAACGTTGCTCGAAAGTGCCGGTTTGGTAAGCTACGGAATGGAAACAACTTTCAACGGACTCAACACAAGCGCGCTCCGTTGGACCATTGTCCCGGTTATGGTACTGATCGTGATCGGTGGCTCATTCATCAAATCGGTGATCTCGGGAACTGTCGCCCGCGAAACCACTTCCGAAACACGTGCCCGCGGCTATGCCATCTTCTATATGATGGTCAACATCGGCGCTTTTATCGGTAAAACAGTGGTTGACCCGCTGCGCAAAAGCTTGGGCGATCAAGGGCTGGTTTACCTGAACTTCTTCTCGGCATCCATGACTGCACTCGCATTAGTTGCGGTGTTCTTCCTGTATAAATCGGTTCAAACCGAAGGACAAGGCAAAACATTCCGCGAGCTGGGCCACGGGCTTGTCAAAGTAGTCAGCAATGTGAAGCTTGTAATCCTGATCCTGATCATCAGCGGCTTCTGGATGATTCAAGGACAGATGTACGCCACCATGCCGAAATACGTCATCCGCATGATCGGACAGGACGCATCACCGGGCTGGTATGCTAACGTTAACCCGCTGGTGGTTTTCCTGTTAGTGAATTTGGTTACGACCATTATGAAAAAATATACCGCTTTGCGCTCCATGACGATCGGAATGTTGATCATTCCACTATCCGCCCTGGTCATGTCGCTGGGCACGCAGGTGGGCAAAGAAGCGATCCTCGGGATGCACCCGGTTGCTTTTATGATGATCGTCGGAATAGCAATGCAGGCCATTGCTGAATGTTTCATCACTCCCCGTTACCTGGAGTATTTCTCACTGCAATCGCCCAAAGGAGAGGAAGGGCTTTACCTTGGATTTAGCCATCTACACTCCTTCGTTTCCTATTTATTCGCTTTCGGCTTGGGTGGATTCCTGCTGGATAAGTATTGCCCTGATCCTCGTTTGTTCGATTCAACCGAAGCATACGGAGTGGCAACGCAGCACGCCCACTACATTTGGTTCGTTTTTGTCGGAATCGGTTTAATTTCGGCGATTGCACTGTTGATTTACGGTTACTTGGTGAAGCAAAAACCGGCGGCTTCAGTTTAA